Proteins from one Rhizobium sp. WSM4643 genomic window:
- the thiE gene encoding thiamine phosphate synthase, with translation MKAFDLSLYLVLDPDLCAGIGMVETARLAVAGGATMVQLRDKNAGTIRMIETGRALKQALDGTGALLIVNDDVEAAIAIGADGLHIGQEDMDARRARAMVGAEMILGLSVESEALANAVDPGLVDYTGVGPVFATPTKADHKQPIGFDGLARLVKASPVPSVAIGGLKADHVGQVFAAGARGLAVVSAICGSPDPEAATRRIAAEIRKARA, from the coding sequence ATGAAGGCTTTCGACCTTTCGCTCTATCTCGTCCTCGACCCCGACCTCTGCGCCGGGATCGGCATGGTCGAAACCGCGCGCCTTGCCGTTGCCGGCGGCGCCACCATGGTGCAGTTGCGTGACAAAAATGCCGGCACCATCAGGATGATCGAGACCGGCCGCGCCTTGAAACAGGCGCTGGATGGGACGGGCGCGCTTCTCATCGTCAACGATGACGTCGAGGCGGCCATCGCCATTGGCGCCGATGGCCTGCACATCGGCCAGGAGGATATGGATGCGCGCAGAGCGCGGGCCATGGTCGGTGCCGAGATGATCCTTGGCCTGTCGGTCGAGAGCGAGGCGCTTGCGAACGCCGTCGATCCTGGCTTGGTCGACTATACCGGCGTCGGGCCGGTGTTTGCGACACCGACCAAGGCCGATCACAAGCAGCCGATCGGCTTTGACGGCCTTGCAAGGCTGGTCAAGGCCTCGCCGGTGCCATCCGTCGCGATCGGCGGGCTCAAGGCGGATCATGTCGGCCAGGTGTTCGCCGCCGGCGCCCGGGGGCTTGCCGTCGTCTCCGCCATCTGCGGTTCGCCCGACCCCGAAGCGGCCACCCGCCGCATCGCCGCAGAAATTCGAAAGGCCCGCGCATGA
- a CDS encoding DUF1349 domain-containing protein, whose product MSIDFNDGKWLNEPAHWQANEAGLTLTTDEKTDFWRETHYGFTRDSGHFLAFPTTDGFTAQIRVQGEFRTLYDQAGLMVRIDEKRWMKTGVEFTDGEAFLSTVVTDGKSDWSVAQPFRELEDFRIRVTVANGAMRIQASRDGSFWPLLRLAPFPAAELYEVGPTACTPERSGLTVRFSEFSIGLAITTNLHALS is encoded by the coding sequence ATGAGCATCGACTTCAATGACGGCAAATGGCTGAACGAGCCCGCACACTGGCAGGCGAACGAAGCCGGCCTTACCTTGACCACCGATGAGAAAACCGATTTCTGGCGAGAAACCCATTACGGCTTCACCCGCGACAGCGGCCATTTCCTCGCCTTTCCCACCACCGACGGCTTCACCGCGCAGATCCGCGTCCAGGGCGAATTCCGCACCCTCTACGACCAGGCCGGCCTGATGGTGCGCATCGACGAGAAACGCTGGATGAAAACAGGCGTCGAGTTCACCGACGGCGAAGCCTTCCTCAGCACCGTCGTCACCGACGGCAAATCCGACTGGTCCGTCGCTCAGCCCTTCCGGGAATTGGAAGATTTCCGCATCCGCGTCACCGTCGCCAACGGCGCGATGCGCATCCAGGCTTCGCGCGATGGCAGTTTTTGGCCGCTGCTGCGGTTAGCGCCCTTCCCGGCTGCCGAGCTCTATGAGGTGGGGCCGACTGCTTGCACGCCAGAGCGGAGTGGGTTGACGGTGCGGTTTTCGGAGTTTTCGATTGGGCTGGCGATTACGACGAATCTGCATGCCTTGAGCTAG
- the thiM gene encoding hydroxyethylthiazole kinase has protein sequence MQTRTTPGAMLKAMREKPPLVQCITNYVAMNIAANVLLASGASPAMVHAAEEAGEFAAIASAVTINIGTLSTQWIDGMRAAAKAATSAGKPWVLDPVAHYATAFRRNAVAELLALRPTIIRGNASEIIALAGGESRGQGVDSRDPVEQAEGSARWLAERQRAVVSVTGAVDFVTDGERAVRIEGGSVLMPQVTALGCSLTCLVGAFAATAPQDIFGATVAALATFAIAGEEAALGAAGPGSFSWRFLDALAALDAETLDARARISAA, from the coding sequence ATGCAGACCAGGACCACACCAGGAGCGATGCTGAAGGCGATGCGCGAGAAGCCGCCGCTCGTTCAGTGCATCACCAATTACGTCGCCATGAACATCGCCGCGAATGTCCTGCTTGCATCAGGCGCCTCGCCCGCCATGGTGCATGCCGCCGAAGAAGCCGGCGAATTCGCCGCGATCGCCAGCGCTGTGACAATCAATATCGGCACGCTGTCGACGCAATGGATCGACGGCATGCGGGCGGCTGCGAAGGCGGCGACATCAGCCGGCAAACCCTGGGTGCTCGATCCGGTCGCCCATTATGCCACCGCCTTCCGCCGCAATGCGGTCGCCGAACTGCTGGCGCTGCGCCCAACCATCATCCGCGGCAACGCATCCGAGATCATCGCGCTTGCCGGCGGAGAAAGCCGCGGCCAGGGGGTCGACAGCCGCGACCCGGTCGAGCAGGCGGAAGGTTCGGCGCGATGGCTTGCCGAGCGGCAGCGGGCGGTCGTCAGCGTAACCGGTGCCGTCGATTTCGTCACCGACGGCGAGCGGGCCGTGCGCATCGAAGGCGGATCGGTCCTGATGCCGCAGGTCACGGCACTCGGCTGCTCGCTCACCTGCCTCGTCGGCGCCTTTGCCGCGACGGCACCTCAGGATATCTTCGGCGCGACGGTCGCAGCCCTTGCAACCTTCGCCATCGCCGGCGAGGAGGCCGCCCTTGGGGCGGCCGGCCCCGGCTCCTTCTCCTGGCGCTTCCTCGATGCGCTGGCCGCGCTCGACGCCGAAACGCTGGATGCCCGGGCAAGGATATCAGCCGCATGA
- the thiD gene encoding bifunctional hydroxymethylpyrimidine kinase/phosphomethylpyrimidine kinase has product MIRNVLSIAGSDPSGGAGIQADLKAFSARGVYGMAVLTALTAQNTQGVSGVHLVPPQFVADQINAVFADVRVDAVKIGMIANAGIADAVAGALTDHRDIPIVIDPVMIAKGGAALLAPEAVDVLTRRLLPLATLLTPNLPEAAALLHQPVATNRADMAAQAERLLALGPAAVLVKGGHLDSDESPDVLATAAGLHWFEARRVPTKNTHGTGCTLSSALAAELAKGASAREAVAIAKDYLAGAVAAAGNLTVGSGHGPVQHFHALWKGGE; this is encoded by the coding sequence ATGATCCGCAACGTTCTCTCGATCGCCGGCTCCGATCCCTCCGGCGGCGCCGGCATCCAGGCCGACCTCAAGGCCTTTTCCGCCCGCGGCGTCTACGGCATGGCGGTGCTGACCGCGCTGACGGCACAGAACACGCAAGGGGTGAGCGGCGTGCATCTGGTGCCGCCGCAATTCGTCGCCGATCAGATCAATGCCGTCTTTGCCGATGTGCGCGTCGATGCCGTCAAGATCGGCATGATCGCCAATGCCGGCATCGCCGACGCCGTTGCCGGTGCGCTGACCGACCACCGCGACATTCCGATCGTCATCGACCCGGTCATGATCGCCAAGGGGGGAGCCGCCCTGCTGGCGCCCGAGGCGGTCGACGTGCTGACCCGCCGGCTGCTGCCGCTTGCCACGCTTCTGACCCCGAACCTGCCGGAAGCCGCCGCCCTGCTGCACCAGCCGGTCGCGACAAACCGCGCTGACATGGCGGCGCAGGCCGAGCGCCTGCTGGCGCTTGGCCCGGCCGCGGTGCTGGTCAAGGGCGGCCATCTCGACAGCGACGAGAGCCCCGACGTGCTTGCCACCGCTGCCGGCCTGCACTGGTTCGAAGCCAGGCGCGTGCCGACCAAGAACACCCACGGCACCGGCTGCACGCTCTCCAGCGCGCTGGCGGCCGAGCTCGCCAAGGGCGCCTCGGCGCGGGAGGCCGTCGCCATCGCCAAGGATTACCTCGCCGGCGCGGTCGCGGCTGCCGGCAACCTCACCGTCGGCTCCGGCCATGGACCGGTGCAGCACTTTCATGCACTCTGGAAAGGCGGCGAATAG
- a CDS encoding sugar phosphate isomerase/epimerase family protein has protein sequence MQVLQNGRFAVSTWSLHRLLGAVHAYSPDPDKSAAPKEPYGPGGAVLIDVPAALSARGVNRLEVCSFHLPSLDAAYISELREAMAASNVLFQTLLVEDGDPSHPETAERDVRWMAEWIDIAAALGAERMRVIAGKQKPTEENLARADRHLNWLAEKAEGSGVRVVVENWFDLLPSPVEMNWLLDRLDGRVGLNGDLGNWAAPAKYQGLADIMGRAEICHAKADYGVSGLDAEDYRTCLEMCERAGYAGPFTLIYDSSFFPDEWDGILLQKTFIEDFLRESPARRTA, from the coding sequence GTGCAGGTTTTGCAAAACGGACGTTTCGCGGTTTCGACATGGTCGCTGCATCGGCTGCTTGGCGCCGTTCACGCCTATAGTCCCGATCCCGACAAAAGCGCTGCGCCGAAAGAGCCCTATGGCCCAGGCGGCGCGGTGCTGATCGACGTGCCCGCGGCTCTTTCGGCACGTGGCGTCAACCGGCTGGAGGTCTGTTCCTTCCATCTGCCGAGCCTCGACGCCGCCTATATAAGCGAATTGCGCGAGGCGATGGCGGCCTCGAACGTGTTGTTCCAGACGCTGCTCGTCGAGGACGGTGATCCGAGCCATCCGGAGACTGCCGAACGCGACGTCAGATGGATGGCGGAGTGGATCGACATTGCCGCAGCCCTCGGGGCTGAGAGGATGCGCGTCATAGCCGGCAAGCAGAAGCCGACGGAAGAAAACCTCGCCCGCGCCGACCGCCATCTGAACTGGCTGGCCGAAAAGGCGGAAGGCAGCGGCGTGCGTGTCGTCGTCGAGAACTGGTTCGACCTGCTGCCGTCCCCCGTCGAGATGAACTGGCTGCTGGACCGGCTGGATGGCAGGGTCGGCCTCAACGGTGACCTTGGCAATTGGGCGGCGCCGGCGAAATATCAGGGCCTTGCCGATATCATGGGCCGGGCGGAAATCTGCCATGCCAAGGCCGATTACGGCGTTAGCGGCCTCGACGCCGAGGACTACCGCACGTGCCTGGAGATGTGCGAGAGGGCCGGTTATGCCGGTCCCTTCACGCTGATCTACGACTCGTCCTTCTTCCCGGATGAATGGGACGGCATCCTGCTGCAAAAGACGTTCATCGAGGATTTCCTGCGCGAGTCGCCGGCGCGCAGGACGGCTTAA
- the betC gene encoding choline-sulfatase, with product MARPNILILMVDQLNGTFFPDGPADFLHAPHLKSLAERSLRFTNAYTASPLCAPARASFMSGQLPSRTRVYDNAAEFASDIPTYAHHLRAAGYQTALSGKMHFVGPDQLHGFEERLTTDIYPADFGWTPDYSKPGERIDWWYHNLGSVTGAGIAEITNQMEYDDEVAYHAARKLFDLSRGHDERPWCLTVSFTHPHDPYVARRKFWDLYEDCPALDPAVAPIAFERQDPHSQRLMKACDHDAFDISDEQIRRARRGYFANISYVDDKIGDILGVLERSRMAENTIVLFASDHGDMLGDRGLWFKMNFFEGSARVPLMIAAPGWKPRRIDQPVSTLDVTPTLAGLAGIDIASLKPWTEGENLAALAQGTGSRGPVPMEYAAEGSEAPLVCIRDGRYKLSLCEKDPPMLFNLETDPQELDNLAPDPAHAEILARLVEQAGRRWNLADFDAAVRESQARRWVVYAALRNGAYYPWDYQPLQKASERYMRNHMDLNVLEENQRFPR from the coding sequence ATGGCGCGTCCGAATATTCTCATCCTGATGGTCGATCAGTTGAATGGCACTTTCTTTCCCGATGGCCCGGCCGATTTTCTGCATGCGCCGCATCTGAAATCATTGGCGGAGCGTTCCCTGCGTTTCACCAACGCCTATACCGCAAGCCCGCTCTGCGCACCGGCGCGGGCCTCCTTCATGTCCGGACAATTGCCGAGCCGAACCCGCGTCTATGACAATGCGGCGGAATTTGCCTCTGACATTCCGACCTATGCGCATCATCTGCGCGCGGCCGGATACCAGACCGCACTTTCCGGCAAGATGCATTTCGTCGGCCCCGACCAGTTGCATGGTTTCGAGGAGCGCTTGACGACGGACATCTACCCGGCCGACTTCGGCTGGACGCCGGATTATAGCAAGCCCGGCGAACGCATAGACTGGTGGTATCACAATCTGGGTTCGGTCACCGGCGCCGGCATTGCCGAGATCACCAACCAGATGGAGTATGACGACGAGGTCGCCTACCACGCCGCCCGCAAGCTGTTCGATCTCTCGCGCGGACACGACGAGCGTCCCTGGTGCCTGACCGTCAGCTTCACCCATCCGCACGACCCCTATGTCGCGCGCCGCAAATTCTGGGACCTCTATGAGGATTGCCCGGCACTTGATCCGGCGGTAGCGCCGATTGCCTTCGAGCGCCAGGACCCGCACTCTCAGCGGTTGATGAAAGCCTGCGATCACGATGCTTTCGACATCAGCGATGAGCAGATCAGGCGGGCAAGGCGCGGCTATTTCGCCAATATCTCCTATGTCGACGACAAGATCGGCGACATTCTCGGCGTCCTCGAGCGGAGCCGCATGGCCGAAAACACCATCGTCCTCTTCGCCTCCGACCATGGCGACATGCTTGGCGATCGCGGCCTCTGGTTCAAGATGAACTTCTTCGAAGGATCGGCCCGCGTTCCGCTGATGATTGCGGCACCCGGCTGGAAGCCCAGACGGATCGACCAGCCCGTCTCCACGCTCGACGTGACGCCGACGCTGGCAGGACTTGCCGGGATCGATATCGCCTCGCTGAAGCCATGGACCGAGGGCGAGAATCTCGCAGCGCTTGCCCAAGGCACCGGCAGCCGCGGCCCGGTCCCGATGGAATATGCCGCAGAGGGTTCCGAGGCGCCGCTCGTCTGTATCCGGGACGGACGATACAAACTCTCGCTTTGCGAGAAGGACCCGCCGATGCTGTTTAATCTCGAGACCGATCCGCAGGAGCTCGACAATCTGGCGCCCGATCCGGCGCATGCCGAGATCTTGGCAAGACTTGTCGAACAGGCCGGCCGGCGCTGGAACCTTGCCGATTTCGACGCAGCCGTGCGCGAAAGCCAGGCGCGCCGCTGGGTAGTTTATGCGGCGCTGCGCAATGGGGCCTATTATCCATGGGACTATCAGCCGCTGCAGAAAGCCTCGGAACGCTACATGCGCAATCACATGGATCTGAACGTGCTGGAGGAAAACCAAAGGTTCCCGCGCTAG
- a CDS encoding choline sulfate utilization transcriptional regulator: protein MRDRPPELGSMRIFTEVARLGSFSAAAAGLGLTQPAVSYQIRRLEEQFGVALLRRQHRGVELTAEGERLFQVAAKAVGDIDALARSFRTEAQRPVVRLRTDYAFSALWLIPRMHGFRLLHPETDIQIVATQRLEPGLRDDADVVVVFGTRAEFGAIGSLLLQEKVVPVCTRGFLDRNGPFDDPRQLAKAILIHLDSPMPSPWFDWRSYFAEFSVIRDLHAGRGDVSFNTYSLVVQAALSEQGVAIGWMGLVDALLSTHMLVEAGPPLEAPDRGYWLIRPRSANIHSERLSTWLVDEVGRT, encoded by the coding sequence ATGCGAGATCGCCCGCCTGAGCTGGGATCGATGCGCATCTTTACGGAGGTCGCAAGGCTCGGCAGCTTTTCGGCCGCAGCGGCAGGTCTCGGCCTTACGCAGCCGGCCGTCAGCTATCAGATTCGGCGGCTGGAAGAGCAGTTCGGCGTTGCCCTGCTGCGCCGCCAACACCGCGGCGTCGAGTTGACCGCGGAGGGGGAGCGGCTTTTCCAGGTCGCGGCCAAGGCGGTCGGTGACATCGATGCCCTGGCGCGCAGTTTCCGCACTGAGGCTCAAAGGCCGGTCGTCAGACTGAGAACCGACTATGCTTTTTCAGCGCTTTGGCTGATCCCGCGCATGCACGGCTTTCGCCTGCTTCACCCCGAAACGGATATACAGATCGTCGCCACCCAGAGGCTTGAGCCCGGCCTTCGTGACGACGCCGATGTGGTGGTGGTTTTCGGGACGCGGGCGGAATTCGGCGCTATCGGATCGCTTCTGCTGCAGGAAAAGGTCGTGCCGGTCTGCACGCGAGGCTTTCTCGATCGCAACGGCCCGTTCGACGATCCGCGGCAGCTTGCCAAAGCGATCCTGATCCATCTCGACTCGCCAATGCCATCGCCCTGGTTCGACTGGCGGAGCTATTTTGCTGAATTCTCCGTCATTCGCGATCTCCATGCCGGCCGCGGCGATGTCAGTTTCAACACCTACTCGCTGGTCGTCCAAGCGGCTCTCAGCGAACAGGGCGTGGCGATCGGCTGGATGGGACTGGTCGATGCGCTTCTCTCCACACATATGCTGGTGGAAGCCGGGCCGCCGCTCGAGGCACCCGACCGCGGATACTGGCTGATACGGCCGCGATCGGCAAATATTCACAGCGAGAGGCTCAGCACGTGGCTTGTGGATGAAGTCGGCAGGACATGA
- a CDS encoding amidase has translation MSKSFGAMSVAQLSVLIQAGAADPVEVAEAVFDSIAHYADKAVFTTLLESRAMAEARASSRRLREGRSLGLLDGIPIAWKDLFDMEGLPTTAGSVVLAKDMPAKRDAAVVVLLRQAGMVAVGRTNMSEFAFSGLGINPHYGTPVNPRGTDLPRIPGGSSSGAGVVVAAGLVPVAMGTDTGGSVRIPAAFNGIVGYKATRGRHAMAGVYPLAKSLDSLGPLCRSVTDAVWIDAAMRGLTAPDVVAHPLQGLELVVPENVVFDKAEPGVVAAFEAALERLQRAGAHVARTVIPAFDEIFELMTKYGPLVTAEAFALHQERLAGPDADRMDHRVVMRTRLGSKTTLPDYLRILEARSRLIADVERLVGDRLLAFPTVAHVAPPIGPLAQDDELFFATNNKTLRNTALGNFLNWCGVSIPCGAGEAGMPVGLLLSATAHRDEALLGIALAAEPVIRDDFA, from the coding sequence ATGAGCAAATCCTTCGGCGCGATGTCGGTCGCGCAGCTTTCCGTCCTCATTCAAGCTGGCGCGGCCGATCCGGTCGAGGTGGCGGAGGCGGTCTTCGATTCCATCGCGCATTATGCCGACAAGGCCGTCTTCACCACACTGCTCGAAAGCCGGGCGATGGCGGAGGCACGCGCTTCGTCCCGACGTCTGCGGGAGGGGCGCTCGCTTGGATTGCTGGACGGCATTCCGATTGCCTGGAAGGATCTTTTCGACATGGAAGGCTTGCCGACGACGGCCGGTTCCGTCGTACTGGCAAAGGATATGCCGGCCAAGCGCGATGCGGCTGTCGTCGTTTTGCTCAGGCAGGCGGGCATGGTCGCCGTCGGACGCACCAATATGAGCGAATTCGCCTTTTCCGGCCTCGGCATCAATCCGCATTACGGCACGCCGGTAAATCCGCGCGGCACAGATCTCCCGCGCATTCCGGGTGGCTCGTCCTCGGGCGCTGGTGTCGTCGTCGCGGCCGGATTGGTTCCGGTCGCCATGGGCACCGATACTGGCGGCTCGGTGCGTATCCCCGCCGCTTTCAACGGCATCGTCGGTTATAAAGCAACACGCGGCCGCCACGCGATGGCAGGCGTCTATCCGTTGGCAAAGAGCCTGGATTCGCTAGGACCGCTCTGCCGCAGCGTCACGGACGCGGTCTGGATCGATGCGGCGATGCGTGGCCTGACCGCGCCCGATGTCGTTGCGCATCCCCTGCAAGGTCTGGAACTCGTCGTGCCTGAAAATGTCGTCTTCGACAAAGCGGAACCCGGCGTCGTCGCCGCGTTCGAGGCGGCTTTGGAACGTCTTCAAAGGGCGGGCGCCCATGTTGCCCGCACCGTTATCCCCGCCTTCGACGAGATATTCGAGCTGATGACGAAATATGGTCCGCTGGTCACGGCGGAGGCTTTCGCACTTCATCAGGAACGCTTGGCCGGACCGGACGCGGACAGGATGGATCACCGTGTCGTCATGCGTACCCGTCTCGGAAGCAAGACGACGCTGCCCGATTACCTCAGAATCCTCGAGGCGCGCAGCCGCCTGATCGCCGATGTCGAACGCCTTGTCGGCGACCGGCTGCTCGCCTTTCCCACTGTCGCCCATGTCGCGCCGCCGATCGGGCCGCTGGCGCAGGATGACGAGTTGTTCTTCGCGACGAACAACAAGACGTTGCGCAACACCGCGCTCGGCAATTTCCTCAACTGGTGCGGCGTTTCCATTCCCTGCGGCGCCGGCGAGGCTGGCATGCCTGTTGGACTGCTGCTTTCCGCCACGGCCCATCGCGATGAGGCGCTGCTGGGGATCGCCCTTGCCGCCGAGCCGGTCATCCGCGACGACTTTGCCTGA
- a CDS encoding HpcH/HpaI aldolase family protein, with the protein MSAADIDGFADRIRQHRGGMISAWIGIPDATLANHLAQEAFDTIVLDMQHGMWDMPSAANAVAQVRLAGKPALARIPVGDFASASRLLDAGASGIIAPMINSAEDAQAFVKTTKYPPLGERSWGPSLALNHTGLSADDYLKNANALTVAVAMIETRAALEAIDGILGVAGIDGIFIGPSDLSIALSNGDQVAPNAAEIDSAMQHAVSRCRAHGKFACAFAGDGERAGELLKFGFDLVIAGAETAQLRSGARRAINAARRIASA; encoded by the coding sequence ATGAGCGCAGCTGATATCGACGGATTTGCGGACAGGATCAGGCAGCACCGGGGCGGCATGATCTCCGCCTGGATCGGTATTCCCGACGCTACGCTCGCCAATCACCTGGCGCAGGAGGCCTTCGACACCATCGTGCTGGATATGCAGCACGGCATGTGGGACATGCCCTCGGCAGCGAACGCCGTTGCCCAGGTGCGCCTTGCCGGCAAGCCGGCGCTGGCGCGCATTCCGGTCGGTGATTTCGCGTCCGCCTCGCGCCTTCTCGATGCCGGCGCCTCTGGCATCATCGCGCCAATGATCAATTCGGCCGAAGACGCGCAAGCCTTCGTCAAGACCACCAAATACCCACCTCTCGGCGAACGCAGTTGGGGACCGTCGCTGGCGCTCAACCATACAGGCCTGTCGGCCGATGATTATCTGAAGAACGCCAATGCGCTCACCGTCGCCGTCGCCATGATCGAGACCCGGGCGGCACTCGAGGCGATCGACGGCATCCTCGGCGTTGCCGGCATCGATGGCATTTTCATCGGCCCTTCCGACCTTTCGATCGCGCTGTCGAACGGCGATCAGGTGGCGCCGAACGCCGCCGAGATCGACAGCGCCATGCAGCATGCGGTTTCGCGCTGCCGTGCCCATGGCAAATTCGCCTGCGCCTTCGCCGGCGACGGCGAGCGGGCCGGTGAACTGCTGAAGTTCGGTTTCGATCTGGTCATTGCCGGTGCCGAGACCGCGCAACTGCGCTCCGGCGCCCGCCGCGCCATCAATGCCGCCCGCAGGATCGCTTCTGCTTGA
- a CDS encoding ABC transporter substrate-binding protein, whose amino-acid sequence MKTLVAFLVGTALVALPSTLLAQEKGGVINVATIGEPPTLDPMSSTADLVGIVTQHIFETLYTFDKSWNVTPLLAESLPEISADGKTYTIKLRTGIKFHDNTDMTSEDVVASLGRWMKIASRGKQVAGFIESVTAVDPATVKIALKQPYAPLTSLLAFNNSAAIIIPSEKQDEPMKDFIGTGPYMLKERKADQYIQLVRFDGYKSREGDSNGYGGARHQYLDEIRFVPVPDPNTRVEAAVSGQYDYVDSIPVESYDKLKASTASQPIILKPFGYPVFVFNTKEGIAGNVEVRKAIRQALSMEDMLAAAFGSKDFYALDGAIYPKTFAWSTDAGVEGAYNVADPEGAAAAAKKAGYNGEPIRILTSRQYEFHYKMAQVAAEYLKLAGFTVDMQVVDWATLTQRRTDPKLWDIYITHSPFLPEPALIGSLSTSSPGWWDTPARRAAVDAFTSEVDPKKRVALWADVQKAIYADAPFMKIGDFNAVSAESTKLEGVDPAPWPYFWNASIKK is encoded by the coding sequence ATGAAAACACTGGTCGCATTCCTTGTCGGCACTGCGCTCGTCGCCCTGCCTTCGACACTCCTTGCCCAGGAAAAGGGTGGCGTCATTAACGTCGCGACGATTGGCGAACCGCCGACGCTCGATCCGATGTCGTCGACGGCCGATCTGGTCGGCATCGTCACGCAGCACATTTTCGAAACGCTCTACACCTTCGACAAGAGCTGGAACGTCACGCCGCTTCTGGCCGAAAGCCTGCCTGAGATCAGCGCCGACGGCAAAACCTATACGATCAAGCTCAGAACCGGCATCAAGTTCCACGACAATACCGATATGACCTCGGAAGATGTCGTCGCCTCGCTTGGCCGCTGGATGAAGATCGCTTCGCGCGGCAAGCAGGTGGCCGGCTTCATCGAGTCCGTCACCGCCGTCGATCCGGCGACCGTCAAGATTGCGCTGAAGCAGCCCTATGCGCCGCTGACCTCGCTGCTTGCCTTCAACAATTCGGCCGCGATCATCATCCCGTCGGAAAAGCAGGACGAGCCGATGAAGGACTTCATCGGCACCGGTCCCTACATGCTGAAGGAGCGCAAGGCCGACCAGTATATCCAGCTCGTCCGTTTCGATGGCTATAAGTCACGCGAAGGCGACAGCAATGGTTATGGCGGCGCCCGTCATCAATATCTAGATGAGATCCGCTTCGTGCCGGTGCCGGATCCGAACACCCGCGTCGAAGCCGCTGTTTCCGGCCAGTATGATTATGTCGACTCGATCCCCGTCGAATCCTACGACAAGCTGAAGGCTTCGACCGCCTCGCAGCCGATCATCCTCAAGCCCTTCGGTTATCCGGTCTTCGTCTTCAACACGAAGGAAGGTATTGCCGGGAATGTCGAGGTCCGCAAGGCGATCCGCCAGGCGCTCAGCATGGAAGACATGCTTGCCGCCGCCTTCGGCAGCAAGGATTTCTATGCGCTCGACGGCGCGATCTATCCGAAGACCTTTGCCTGGTCGACCGATGCCGGCGTCGAAGGCGCTTATAATGTCGCCGATCCGGAAGGGGCGGCGGCCGCCGCCAAGAAGGCCGGCTACAACGGCGAACCGATCCGTATCCTGACCAGCCGCCAGTACGAATTCCACTACAAGATGGCGCAGGTCGCCGCCGAATATCTGAAGCTTGCCGGCTTCACCGTCGATATGCAGGTTGTGGACTGGGCGACGCTGACCCAGCGCCGCACCGATCCGAAGCTCTGGGATATCTACATCACCCATAGCCCCTTCCTGCCGGAGCCGGCGCTGATCGGCTCGCTCTCGACCAGTTCGCCGGGCTGGTGGGATACGCCGGCCCGCAGGGCCGCCGTCGATGCCTTTACATCGGAAGTCGATCCGAAGAAGCGCGTGGCGCTCTGGGCCGATGTCCAGAAGGCGATCTATGCCGATGCACCCTTCATGAAGATCGGCGACTTCAACGCGGTTTCGGCGGAATCGACCAAGCTCGAAGGCGTCGATCCGGCTCCGTGGCCGTATTTTTGGAATGCTTCGATCAAGAAGTAA